In Thermococcus thioreducens, a genomic segment contains:
- a CDS encoding IS607 family transposase — protein MVVKEKLYTLKQASEILGVHPKTIQKWDREGKIKVVRTPGGRRRIPENEIKRLLGETTENGIIIGYARVSSHTQKDDLESQIETIREYAKEKGWQIQILKDIGSGLNENRKNYLKLLELVAKGEVSKVIITCPDRLTRFGFKTLEFFFQQHGAEIIAINEKEKSPREELIEDLITIISHFAGKLYGMRSPKYKKLKEGAKKLIAEVESE, from the coding sequence ATGGTAGTGAAGGAAAAACTCTACACTCTCAAACAGGCGAGTGAAATACTCGGAGTTCACCCAAAAACAATCCAGAAATGGGACAGAGAAGGGAAAATCAAAGTAGTCAGAACCCCTGGTGGGCGGAGAAGAATTCCAGAGAACGAAATCAAACGCCTTCTCGGAGAAACAACTGAAAACGGCATCATCATAGGCTACGCAAGAGTATCCAGCCACACACAAAAAGACGACTTGGAAAGTCAAATCGAGACGATAAGAGAGTATGCGAAAGAAAAAGGATGGCAAATCCAAATCCTCAAGGACATCGGCTCTGGATTAAACGAGAACAGGAAAAACTACCTTAAACTCCTCGAACTGGTCGCAAAAGGCGAAGTCTCGAAAGTCATCATCACTTGTCCAGATAGGCTCACCCGTTTTGGATTCAAAACGCTTGAATTCTTCTTCCAGCAACACGGGGCAGAGATAATCGCCATCAACGAGAAGGAAAAGTCGCCGAGGGAAGAACTCATTGAAGACTTGATTACAATAATCAGCCACTTTGCAGGAAAACTTTACGGGATGCGTTCCCCCAAATACAAAAAACTCAAGGAAGGCGCTAAGAAACTCATAGCGGAGGTTGAAAGCGAGTGA
- a CDS encoding ABC transporter permease codes for MQVFATMIYRELKRFSRSRARVIGSLINPLIWLIFFGKGWAGVFDNPFASQIFGGVDYMTYLVPGIVAMTVFNMSFMQGITLIWDKQFGFLKEILVAPASRTEAILGRITGGALMAMIQGVIILVLSFFLADLNMSGILPALGMSFLVGIAIAGMGVAIALKMTSMEGFQMIVTMIMLPMTFLSGAFYPISTMPEWMQWLAKINPLTYAVDGSRYYLAGVEPAFGIVTDWVVLAGLAALFAGVAALGFRKATID; via the coding sequence ATGCAGGTGTTTGCCACGATGATATACCGTGAGCTCAAGCGCTTTTCCCGCTCCCGCGCAAGAGTTATAGGGAGCCTCATTAACCCGCTCATCTGGCTCATCTTCTTCGGAAAGGGATGGGCCGGCGTCTTCGACAACCCCTTTGCGTCTCAGATATTCGGCGGCGTTGACTACATGACCTACCTCGTTCCGGGAATAGTAGCGATGACCGTCTTCAACATGAGCTTCATGCAGGGCATCACCCTCATCTGGGACAAGCAGTTCGGCTTCCTTAAGGAGATTCTCGTAGCCCCTGCCAGCAGAACGGAGGCAATACTCGGGAGAATCACGGGAGGAGCGCTCATGGCCATGATACAGGGGGTCATAATCCTCGTGCTCAGCTTTTTCCTGGCCGACCTAAACATGAGCGGAATCCTTCCAGCGCTTGGAATGAGCTTTCTCGTCGGAATAGCGATAGCCGGCATGGGCGTTGCCATAGCCCTCAAGATGACGAGCATGGAAGGCTTCCAGATGATAGTGACCATGATAATGCTCCCGATGACCTTCCTCAGCGGAGCGTTCTACCCGATAAGCACTATGCCGGAGTGGATGCAGTGGCTGGCCAAGATAAACCCGCTGACCTATGCGGTAGATGGTTCCCGCTACTACCTCGCGGGTGTCGAGCCGGCCTTTGGGATAGTCACGGACTGGGTGGTTCTAGCCGGCCTCGCCGCGCTGTTCGCAGGAGTTGCCGCCCTCGGCTTCAGAAAGGCGACGATAGACTGA
- a CDS encoding transposase, whose protein sequence is MKIVLTYRVKHNWDVENLLMAYRRLLQQAIDEIWDNTVWKEKRVKHWYSVGKGKYKYYETTRLIPYFPKSSEFKRELRNKLLQNWSFAKHYVDSAIKTAYSILESWRQNYLKGRRKRKKPVVKRKFVRVKTTLMKVEGSKIRITIKPREEYLELDFSGEWFYERVKGWKVGELVIRDKDVYLAFSEEVEFSGKIKIGIDSNLLSLDVYHPEKGWVKVDLSELHRISETYDRVIDRLKSIQRKAPKRIGMLLKKYWVRRRNRIEDFLNKLSVQLSREFPDTIFVFEDLNKFKMLENGSKRFNRKLSRATWGKIVRKLSYRVPIEFVNPAGTSSTCPKCGNKLESRNGLVVCKCGFKSDRQFLGAFNVFVRGLGVALSGGEARDLLPNEPGGELRLMSPKSVVSVDLNGRTLTPTPP, encoded by the coding sequence GTGAAAATCGTCCTCACATACAGAGTGAAGCACAATTGGGACGTTGAAAACCTCCTCATGGCCTATCGAAGACTACTCCAACAGGCGATTGATGAAATATGGGATAACACGGTTTGGAAGGAGAAGAGGGTGAAACACTGGTACTCAGTTGGAAAAGGAAAATACAAGTATTATGAGACGACACGATTAATCCCCTATTTCCCAAAATCCAGCGAGTTCAAGAGAGAACTGAGAAACAAACTCCTTCAAAACTGGTCTTTTGCAAAACACTACGTTGATTCGGCAATAAAAACCGCTTACTCAATCCTTGAGAGCTGGCGTCAGAATTACCTCAAAGGAAGAAGGAAGAGAAAGAAACCAGTTGTGAAGAGGAAGTTTGTTCGGGTCAAGACCACTCTTATGAAGGTTGAAGGCTCTAAAATCAGAATAACAATCAAACCGAGGGAAGAATACCTTGAACTCGACTTTTCTGGTGAGTGGTTCTACGAGAGGGTTAAGGGCTGGAAGGTTGGAGAGTTGGTAATCAGGGATAAGGACGTTTACCTGGCCTTCTCGGAAGAGGTTGAGTTCTCTGGAAAGATTAAAATTGGGATTGATAGCAACTTGCTCAGCCTCGACGTTTATCACCCTGAGAAGGGCTGGGTTAAGGTTGATTTGAGCGAACTTCACAGGATTTCGGAGACTTACGATAGGGTTATTGACAGACTCAAGAGCATCCAGCGGAAGGCCCCGAAGAGGATTGGTATGTTGTTGAAAAAGTATTGGGTGAGAAGAAGGAATAGAATCGAAGACTTTTTGAATAAACTCTCTGTTCAGCTCTCAAGGGAGTTTCCTGACACTATCTTCGTCTTCGAGGACTTGAACAAGTTCAAAATGCTGGAGAACGGTTCGAAGAGGTTTAATCGGAAGCTCTCCCGCGCCACTTGGGGTAAGATTGTTCGGAAACTTTCTTACCGTGTTCCAATCGAGTTTGTTAATCCCGCCGGCACTTCCTCCACCTGCCCGAAGTGTGGGAATAAGTTAGAGTCCCGAAACGGGCTGGTGGTTTGCAAGTGTGGTTTTAAATCGGACAGGCAGTTCCTTGGTGCATTTAATGTTTTCGTGCGGGGACTTGGGGTCGCCCTGAGTGGGGGTGAGGCCCGTGATTTACTCCCCAATGAACCCGGAGGGGAGTTGAGGCTGATGAGCCCCAAGTCCGTCGTGAGTGTAGACTTGAACGGGAGGACGTTAACTCCCACTCCACCCTAA
- a CDS encoding ATP-binding cassette domain-containing protein: MSAIEVEDLVKKYGDFEAVKGISFRVKRGEIFAFLGPNGAGKTTTVHVLTTLLRPTAGRAIVAGHDVVKEPIAVRRKIGIVFQDPSVDRELTAYENMLIHGRIYGLSGNELKEKIERLLKFVELWEFRDRPVKFFSGGMQRRLEIARSLLHEPEILFLDEPTIGLDPQTRAHIWDYIRAMKEEQDMTIFLTTHYMDEAEQLADRIAIMDHGKIIAEGTAEELKKLVGSDIIYLKLQAREELKCLKADFIRGCRLLPDGRVRLDVENAAESLPRLFELAERNGVKILEVTYHRPTLNDVFLHLTGREIRDEGGEQNVAKMIMRARRR, translated from the coding sequence ATGAGCGCAATTGAAGTTGAGGACCTCGTGAAAAAGTACGGCGACTTCGAGGCCGTCAAGGGGATTTCATTCAGGGTCAAAAGGGGCGAGATATTCGCCTTCCTGGGGCCGAACGGGGCGGGAAAGACCACCACCGTCCACGTCCTGACGACCCTGCTCCGGCCGACCGCTGGAAGGGCCATCGTAGCCGGCCACGACGTTGTTAAAGAGCCAATAGCTGTGAGGAGGAAAATAGGGATAGTCTTCCAGGATCCAAGCGTTGATAGGGAACTTACCGCCTACGAGAACATGCTCATCCACGGCAGGATATACGGCCTGAGCGGAAACGAACTGAAGGAAAAAATCGAGCGCCTCCTCAAGTTCGTTGAGCTGTGGGAGTTCAGGGACAGGCCCGTCAAGTTCTTCTCCGGTGGGATGCAGAGGAGGCTTGAGATAGCGCGCTCGCTCCTCCACGAGCCTGAAATCCTGTTCCTCGACGAGCCGACGATAGGCCTCGACCCGCAGACGAGGGCGCACATCTGGGACTACATCAGGGCCATGAAGGAGGAGCAGGACATGACGATATTCCTCACCACGCACTACATGGACGAGGCCGAGCAACTCGCCGACAGGATAGCGATAATGGATCACGGGAAGATAATAGCGGAGGGGACGGCTGAAGAGCTGAAAAAGCTCGTGGGGAGCGACATTATCTACCTGAAGCTCCAGGCAAGGGAGGAACTGAAGTGCCTCAAGGCGGACTTTATCAGGGGGTGCAGGCTCCTGCCGGACGGGCGGGTCAGGCTCGACGTTGAGAACGCCGCGGAGTCCCTGCCGAGGCTCTTTGAGCTCGCGGAGAGAAACGGGGTCAAAATACTTGAGGTAACTTACCACAGACCGACCCTCAACGACGTCTTCCTCCACCTGACGGGGAGAGAGATAAGGGACGAGGGCGGCGAGCAGAACGTGGCAAAGATGATTATGCGGGCCAGGAGGAGGTGA
- a CDS encoding PadR family transcriptional regulator, translating into MERPNFRGHMKVLILNLLREPKHGYGIMSELERLYGIRLSAGTVYPILSSLRRSGLIKVAGTGARDRKAYVITEKGRKYLEEHTGELEEAKRRMRAYRVFLELGGDELKAAFRELFESVDELTEEQKTKIRKLLTGCARELRLILLGGE; encoded by the coding sequence ATGGAGCGTCCAAACTTTCGTGGACATATGAAAGTTCTCATCCTCAACCTTCTCAGGGAACCAAAGCACGGATATGGGATAATGTCCGAGCTGGAGAGGCTGTACGGAATAAGGCTGAGCGCCGGAACCGTGTATCCGATACTCTCCTCCCTGAGGAGGAGCGGCCTCATCAAAGTCGCCGGAACGGGAGCGAGGGACAGAAAGGCCTACGTCATAACGGAGAAGGGCCGGAAGTATCTTGAGGAACACACGGGGGAGCTTGAAGAGGCCAAACGCAGGATGCGCGCCTACAGGGTCTTCCTCGAACTGGGGGGAGACGAGCTGAAGGCCGCCTTCAGGGAGCTGTTTGAGTCGGTTGATGAGCTGACCGAGGAGCAGAAGACGAAAATTCGGAAGCTCCTCACCGGATGCGCCAGAGAGTTGCGCCTGATCCTTCTTGGAGGCGAGTGA
- a CDS encoding sugar phosphate isomerase/epimerase family protein, with amino-acid sequence MLGISMTAYGGKSLKGFERWVERAKSLGLGFIEVVSEWPHYLTRETLPVFRDALHSYGLRVSVHAPFSDINIGSFNDRIREASLGIIRETIELAAELEATSVTIHPGHCSPVSMKNRRKYLEMHRESLRMIARWSSEYGIKVGVENMPYFPILDAQTCERLRELVEGIEIGVTFDVGHMNTTTGKFERFLDVLGERMIHVHLHDNSGRKDEHLALGDGTVPWAKVLPRLPKTTWALEVGDIESARRSLEFLKKLHW; translated from the coding sequence ATGCTCGGCATATCCATGACGGCATACGGTGGAAAGAGCCTCAAGGGCTTTGAGCGGTGGGTGGAGCGGGCCAAGAGTCTCGGGCTTGGTTTCATAGAGGTGGTGAGCGAGTGGCCACACTACCTGACGAGGGAAACCCTCCCCGTCTTTCGAGATGCCCTTCACTCCTATGGACTGAGAGTGAGTGTCCATGCCCCCTTCAGCGACATCAACATAGGCTCCTTCAACGACAGGATAAGGGAAGCATCCCTTGGTATAATACGGGAGACCATAGAACTGGCCGCGGAGCTGGAGGCTACCTCAGTCACCATTCATCCCGGTCACTGTTCTCCAGTAAGCATGAAAAACAGGCGGAAATACCTCGAAATGCACAGGGAGTCCCTCAGAATGATCGCCAGATGGAGCAGCGAGTACGGCATCAAAGTTGGGGTCGAGAACATGCCGTACTTTCCCATCCTGGACGCCCAGACGTGTGAAAGGCTCCGGGAGCTGGTGGAGGGTATCGAGATAGGGGTGACTTTCGACGTCGGGCACATGAACACGACCACGGGGAAATTCGAGCGTTTCCTCGATGTCCTTGGGGAGAGGATGATCCACGTCCACCTCCACGACAACTCTGGAAGAAAAGACGAGCACCTCGCGCTGGGAGACGGAACTGTCCCCTGGGCCAAGGTGCTCCCAAGGCTTCCGAAGACGACCTGGGCGCTTGAAGTCGGCGACATTGAATCTGCCCGGAGAAGCCTCGAATTTTTGAAAAAATTACACTGGTGA
- a CDS encoding endonuclease III domain-containing protein, producing the protein MAEAKSGSLSLDMFTFDESWEEKKKRAEKIVEILMETYPREKLLIGDPYRTLIHCIISQRMRDEVTYKVWRELFRKYGDIERIAGTPVEEMQEFLRKNGVGLWKTKGEWIVKASRIILEEYGGKVPDDIKELMELPGIGRKCANIVLAYGFGRQAIPVDTHVNRISKRLGLAPPRVQPEKVEEYLAELIPYEKWIYVNHAMVDHGKRICNPIRPKCSECPLRELCPYARGLVTDADIKGNSKK; encoded by the coding sequence ATGGCAGAAGCAAAATCAGGCTCGTTAAGCCTTGACATGTTCACCTTTGATGAAAGCTGGGAGGAGAAGAAAAAACGCGCGGAAAAGATCGTCGAGATTCTGATGGAAACTTACCCGAGGGAGAAGCTCCTCATCGGCGATCCATATAGAACGCTGATACACTGCATAATCTCCCAGCGCATGAGGGACGAGGTGACCTATAAAGTGTGGAGGGAGCTTTTCAGGAAATACGGGGATATTGAAAGGATAGCAGGAACGCCCGTCGAGGAGATGCAGGAGTTTTTGAGGAAGAACGGGGTCGGCCTCTGGAAGACCAAGGGCGAGTGGATTGTCAAGGCCTCGCGGATAATCCTCGAAGAATACGGCGGAAAGGTGCCGGACGACATTAAGGAACTTATGGAGCTCCCGGGGATCGGAAGGAAGTGTGCCAACATAGTTCTCGCTTATGGCTTTGGGAGGCAGGCCATACCCGTTGACACCCACGTGAACAGGATAAGCAAGCGCCTCGGCCTGGCCCCACCGAGGGTTCAGCCGGAGAAGGTCGAGGAGTACCTTGCAGAGCTAATCCCCTACGAGAAATGGATTTACGTCAACCACGCGATGGTCGACCACGGGAAGAGGATATGCAACCCGATAAGGCCGAAATGCAGCGAGTGTCCGCTGAGGGAACTGTGCCCCTACGCGAGGGGCCTGGTAACTGACGCAGATATAAAGGGAAATTCAAAGAAATAA
- a CDS encoding potassium channel family protein, with product MNELEEIRNCLIEMKDLSSLMVDLAFSSVMYNSEDIAEEVYLLEERMDELTLKVKRLALRLAKKEDDPEKLLSVIDMAEINEQISDAAYKISDLVLRDVEPHPIIRKIMEDTEEELGRVTVHSGSVLHGRTLEQLKLPSKIGTRILAIKRGTRYIYNPGRNDTIQEGDVLIAVGSDLDKLRKLAGEEVEEE from the coding sequence ATGAATGAGCTTGAGGAGATTAGGAACTGCCTCATAGAGATGAAGGACCTCTCATCCCTCATGGTCGACCTGGCGTTCTCCTCCGTCATGTACAACAGCGAGGACATAGCCGAGGAGGTCTACCTCCTCGAAGAGCGCATGGACGAGCTTACGCTCAAAGTCAAAAGGCTCGCCCTGAGGCTCGCCAAGAAGGAGGATGATCCCGAAAAGCTTCTCAGCGTCATAGATATGGCCGAAATAAACGAGCAGATAAGCGACGCGGCATACAAGATATCCGACCTCGTCCTCCGCGACGTCGAGCCTCACCCGATAATCAGAAAGATTATGGAGGACACCGAGGAGGAGCTCGGCAGGGTGACGGTTCACAGTGGCTCCGTTCTGCACGGCAGGACACTCGAACAGCTCAAACTTCCAAGCAAAATAGGAACCCGGATACTGGCAATAAAGCGCGGGACAAGGTACATCTACAACCCTGGAAGAAACGACACAATACAGGAAGGCGACGTTCTCATAGCCGTCGGTTCCGACCTCGACAAGCTGAGGAAGCTCGCCGGCGAGGAAGTGGAAGAGGAGTGA
- a CDS encoding DUF6849 domain-containing protein produces MKLVLKPLFEAELPADFEELIRSKLMGMEVRTGEEIEVDLLGKPLRFKVLLAEPSPLKVRGNTRIEFSTGSMEVIDLEFDEPVKDVVPFEKGFVILLERKVLILNHNGQKIYSGEFDDLKGVRASKGTVVIIHGRSKIRLVKP; encoded by the coding sequence ATGAAGCTGGTTCTTAAACCTCTATTTGAAGCAGAACTGCCGGCGGACTTCGAGGAACTCATACGGAGCAAGCTCATGGGGATGGAGGTCAGAACTGGAGAGGAGATTGAGGTAGACCTCCTTGGAAAGCCGCTGCGATTCAAGGTTCTCCTGGCTGAGCCCTCACCTCTGAAAGTCAGGGGAAACACGAGGATAGAGTTCTCAACCGGAAGCATGGAAGTGATAGATCTTGAGTTCGATGAGCCCGTTAAAGATGTGGTTCCCTTTGAGAAAGGATTCGTCATCCTGCTCGAAAGAAAGGTTCTGATTCTGAACCATAATGGGCAAAAGATTTATAGCGGTGAGTTCGATGACCTAAAAGGAGTTAGGGCCTCCAAAGGGACAGTGGTGATAATCCATGGCAGAAGCAAAATCAGGCTCGTTAAGCCTTGA
- a CDS encoding magnesium transporter yields the protein MAVTVQEFMGRVKHAYRVSLPSLVISLVIGFFGGTFLGKYLDKISLEYPGLLIILPGMMGLRGNVFGSMASRFSTMLYLGDLEPSLREKKVLKNIVIAMMLSLIPVTVLWAVGVIQGVRYHALDILLIVVSSTILVSIILGYFTGFVTIFAFRRDVDPDSMAAPLVASVGDLLTIPSLISFILLIEASRKMFWLGNAALIAVFLLLIMVSRVRKAEVLEFRELFATVTALALLSLVSGFTLQRFSGVISASVLLGFAYPSILSSFGNYGSIIAAKTSTALHLGEVEGYLSKEPFMEMASLLLTAPIVGVLINVFGAVVVYLVTGVRIGPFYPLIISYPLMVLFIMLYSYTISYFLFQRDIDPDSVAIPLISNNSDIFGTIYVVIIAKMMVG from the coding sequence ATGGCAGTGACGGTTCAGGAATTCATGGGGCGGGTGAAGCACGCCTACAGGGTTTCGCTGCCGTCGCTGGTCATTTCGCTGGTCATAGGGTTCTTCGGCGGCACGTTTCTGGGTAAGTACCTGGACAAGATCAGCCTGGAGTATCCAGGGCTCCTGATAATCCTCCCGGGCATGATGGGCCTGCGCGGAAACGTCTTCGGCTCGATGGCGTCCCGCTTCTCCACGATGCTGTACCTCGGTGACCTTGAACCGTCCTTGAGGGAGAAAAAGGTTTTGAAGAACATAGTCATCGCGATGATGCTCTCCCTGATCCCTGTGACCGTCCTGTGGGCCGTTGGCGTGATACAGGGGGTAAGGTACCACGCCCTTGACATCCTACTCATAGTCGTCAGTTCGACCATTCTGGTGTCCATCATCCTCGGCTACTTCACGGGCTTTGTGACGATATTCGCGTTCAGGAGGGACGTTGACCCGGACAGCATGGCCGCACCCCTCGTGGCCTCTGTCGGAGACCTGCTGACTATACCTTCCCTCATATCCTTCATCCTCCTGATAGAGGCATCAAGGAAGATGTTCTGGCTCGGAAATGCGGCCCTGATTGCGGTGTTTCTCCTTCTGATCATGGTCTCCAGGGTGAGAAAGGCGGAGGTTCTGGAGTTCCGGGAGCTATTCGCGACCGTGACCGCCCTGGCCCTCCTTTCCCTCGTCTCCGGCTTCACCCTCCAGCGCTTCAGCGGAGTGATAAGTGCCTCCGTACTCCTCGGGTTTGCGTACCCGTCTATCCTGAGCTCCTTCGGGAACTACGGCTCAATAATAGCGGCGAAGACCTCAACAGCGCTCCACCTCGGTGAGGTCGAGGGATACCTCTCGAAGGAGCCGTTCATGGAGATGGCATCTCTCCTCCTGACTGCGCCCATCGTGGGCGTTCTGATAAATGTTTTCGGCGCTGTTGTAGTGTATCTAGTAACGGGCGTCCGGATCGGCCCCTTTTATCCGCTCATTATTAGCTACCCCCTCATGGTGCTCTTTATAATGCTGTACTCCTACACTATATCTTACTTCCTCTTCCAGAGGGACATAGACCCCGACAGCGTGGCCATCCCGCTCATCTCGAACAACAGCGATATATTCGGGACGATTTACGTCGTCATAATAGCGAAGATGATGGTGGGCTGA
- a CDS encoding potassium channel family protein yields the protein MEEWDEIEVPKNVKDIFVEMKNTAELMVDLAYSSVLFNEEEMAEEVLELEEYLDLLNYHLMVHAVLAARKPREAEQITSILHMAHAIDDMSNAAADLAKMVLEGVELHPVITEAILGSEEIIGKIYVSADSLLVGRTLEELDLATNTGVWIVAVRRGKRWIFDPDGDFKIFPGDILIGRGTNTSIDYLKEIARGNIKVMGNE from the coding sequence GTGGAAGAGTGGGACGAAATCGAGGTTCCAAAAAACGTCAAGGACATATTCGTTGAGATGAAGAACACCGCAGAGCTGATGGTTGACCTCGCGTACTCCTCGGTACTCTTCAACGAGGAGGAGATGGCCGAGGAAGTGCTTGAACTTGAGGAGTACCTCGACCTGCTCAACTATCACCTCATGGTCCACGCGGTTCTGGCCGCGAGGAAACCCAGGGAGGCGGAGCAGATAACGTCCATACTCCACATGGCGCACGCCATAGACGACATGTCCAACGCGGCCGCCGACCTGGCGAAGATGGTTCTGGAGGGGGTGGAGCTTCACCCTGTCATAACCGAGGCGATACTGGGGAGCGAGGAGATAATAGGTAAAATCTACGTCTCGGCGGACTCACTGCTCGTCGGCAGGACTCTTGAGGAGCTTGACCTCGCGACCAACACCGGCGTATGGATTGTCGCAGTGAGGAGAGGCAAGCGCTGGATTTTCGACCCCGATGGGGACTTCAAGATATTCCCCGGCGACATACTCATAGGCAGGGGCACGAACACGTCCATAGACTACCTCAAAGAGATAGCCAGGGGCAACATAAAGGTGATGGGCAATGAATGA